A window of Microcystis aeruginosa FD4 contains these coding sequences:
- a CDS encoding type II toxin-antitoxin system RelE/ParE family toxin, translating to MKYQIAKRFKKDLDKINDQKILAKVRKCIEAIGNSQSLSEIPDLEALKGFSGYYRIKFDYSYRIGIFWDGEVIEILKIESREGFYKNFP from the coding sequence ATGAAATATCAAATTGCCAAACGCTTCAAAAAAGATTTAGATAAAATTAACGACCAAAAAATTCTTGCAAAAGTTAGAAAATGTATTGAAGCAATTGGAAATTCTCAATCACTATCCGAAATACCCGATCTTGAAGCACTAAAAGGCTTCTCAGGATATTATCGCATTAAATTTGACTACAGCTATCGTATTGGAATTTTTTGGGATGGCGAAGTTATCGAAATTCTCAAAATAGAGAGTCGAGAAGGATTTTACAAAAATTTCCCGTAG
- a CDS encoding type II toxin-antitoxin system PemK/MazF family toxin has product MTINPKRGEIWQVNLEPTIGQEIRKKRPVVVISSDLYSPIALRIVIPLTTWQNKFVNRPFMVKIVQDKINGLNQDSAGNVLQIRSLSTQRFIDKIGVVSNQVMGELLAGLIISIDYSIDN; this is encoded by the coding sequence ATGACGATTAACCCAAAACGAGGCGAAATCTGGCAAGTTAACCTTGAGCCAACCATCGGACAAGAAATTAGGAAAAAACGTCCTGTTGTTGTTATTAGTTCAGATTTATATAGTCCGATTGCTTTAAGAATTGTGATTCCATTAACAACTTGGCAAAATAAATTTGTTAATCGTCCTTTTATGGTCAAAATTGTGCAAGATAAAATCAACGGCTTAAATCAAGATTCTGCGGGGAATGTTTTACAGATTCGTAGCCTATCAACGCAACGATTTATCGATAAAATTGGAGTTGTTTCCAATCAAGTTATGGGAGAATTATTGGCAGGTTTAATCATTAGTATTGATTATTCCATAGATAATTAA
- a CDS encoding DUF2442 domain-containing protein, which produces MRVKENLLTESIPFPKKELFLHVICVEYLDKYQLKLTFNNGIEGIVDLEKELYGEIFEPLKDQSLFQKVYVNSRTIEWPNGADFAPEFLFEIALDKQPVSMVGDRVGCVNEM; this is translated from the coding sequence ATGCGCGTCAAAGAAAACCTCTTAACAGAATCGATCCCCTTCCCTAAAAAGGAGCTATTTCTTCACGTTATCTGTGTGGAATATCTGGATAAGTATCAATTAAAGCTAACCTTTAATAATGGAATAGAAGGGATTGTAGATTTAGAAAAAGAATTGTATGGAGAAATCTTTGAACCCTTAAAAGATCAAAGCTTATTTCAAAAAGTATATGTAAATAGTCGGACAATAGAATGGCCAAACGGAGCAGACTTTGCCCCTGAATTTTTATTTGAAATTGCTCTCGACAAGCAACCAGTTAGTATGGTCGGTGATCGTGTAGGGTGCGTTAATGAAATGTAA
- a CDS encoding DUF4160 domain-containing protein, whose protein sequence is MPTLSSFYGIKITMNYNDHNPPPIHAEYQDYEAVIMIHTGEVCGQMPKRGLNLIWEWLDLHQSELLENWENARQRKPLNRIDPLP, encoded by the coding sequence ATGCCCACTCTATCAAGCTTCTATGGAATAAAAATCACCATGAACTATAACGATCACAATCCGCCTCCTATCCATGCCGAGTATCAAGATTATGAAGCGGTTATAATGATTCACACAGGTGAAGTTTGTGGTCAAATGCCCAAAAGAGGACTAAATTTAATATGGGAGTGGCTTGATCTACATCAATCTGAACTATTGGAGAACTGGGAAAATGCGCGTCAAAGAAAACCTCTTAACAGAATCGATCCCCTTCCCTAA
- a CDS encoding REP-associated tyrosine transposase: protein MQYRRAKTPRATYFFTVVTYNRHRILCEPENVDLLRNAFKYVMRQHHFKIDAIVILPDHIHALWILPETDADFSTGW from the coding sequence ATGCAATACCGTAGAGCAAAAACACCACGAGCCACTTATTTTTTTACAGTTGTGACATACAATCGCCACAGAATTTTGTGTGAACCTGAAAATGTGGATTTACTACGAAATGCTTTTAAATATGTTATGCGACAACATCATTTTAAGATTGATGCTATTGTCATTTTACCAGATCACATTCATGCTCTTTGGATATTGCCTGAAACGGATGCAGATTTTTCAACTGGTTGGTGA
- a CDS encoding type II toxin-antitoxin system HicA family toxin produces the protein MKSISGKALCKIIERYGWQLKRISSSHHIYTKQGMKVILSVPVHGNKDLPIGTLKSILKDADLTEDDLR, from the coding sequence ATGAAATCTATTTCTGGCAAAGCCCTTTGTAAAATTATTGAACGTTATGGTTGGCAGTTAAAACGCATTAGTAGTAGTCATCATATTTATACAAAACAGGGAATGAAAGTTATTTTATCCGTTCCTGTTCATGGCAATAAAGATTTACCAATTGGTACTCTTAAGAGTATTTTGAAAGATGCTGATCTGACCGAAGATGACTTGAGATAA
- a CDS encoding type II toxin-antitoxin system HicB family antitoxin — protein sequence MKIKALIWQEDGIWCGSVPALPGCHTWGESYEQLLEMLQDAVQGWLEVASQETEIEAEKELVELSL from the coding sequence ATGAAAATTAAAGCTCTAATCTGGCAAGAAGATGGTATTTGGTGCGGTTCCGTACCGGCATTGCCAGGCTGTCATACCTGGGGAGAAAGCTACGAACAATTATTAGAAATGTTGCAAGATGCAGTTCAAGGATGGCTTGAAGTTGCAAGTCAAGAAACAGAAATTGAAGCAGAAAAAGAGCTAGTCGAATTATCATTATGA
- a CDS encoding calcium-binding protein has translation MATIYGNNSNNSLNGTSSSDTIYGQAGHDNLYGNGGNDVIYGGTGSDNAYGGIGDDWLYGEDGNDKLFGDDGQDYLSGGAGDDTLTGGLGDDYLIGDAGNDVLGGGWGNDVLIGGLGIDVLAGGQGNDTLTGGANADFFDFYSPTYGVDWITDFSVIDDTILVYKTAFGLSSSGAILSNQFSIGSSATTASHRFIYDSVNGALFFDSDGLGGTAQVQIALLNTGLLMTNNDIVAT, from the coding sequence ATGGCTACAATTTATGGTAACAATTCTAACAATTCGTTGAATGGAACTTCGTCCAGCGATACAATTTACGGACAGGCTGGCCATGACAACCTTTACGGTAATGGTGGAAATGATGTTATTTACGGTGGAACAGGAAGTGATAATGCCTATGGGGGGATTGGAGATGATTGGTTGTATGGGGAGGACGGAAATGACAAACTTTTCGGCGATGACGGTCAGGATTATTTGAGCGGGGGGGCTGGAGACGACACCCTGACTGGTGGACTGGGAGATGATTATCTCATCGGAGACGCAGGAAATGATGTTTTGGGGGGCGGTTGGGGAAATGACGTTTTAATCGGTGGTTTGGGAATCGATGTTCTAGCTGGAGGACAAGGGAATGATACTCTGACAGGCGGGGCGAATGCTGATTTCTTTGATTTTTATTCCCCCACTTATGGGGTTGACTGGATTACCGATTTTTCTGTCATTGACGATACCATTCTAGTGTACAAGACGGCATTCGGTTTGTCTTCCAGTGGTGCAATTCTAAGCAATCAATTCAGCATCGGCTCATCTGCTACTACTGCATCCCATCGTTTTATTTACGATAGTGTTAACGGTGCATTATTCTTCGATTCCGACGGTTTGGGAGGTACTGCCCAAGTTCAAATCGCTCTTTTAAACACAGGATTATTGATGACTAATAACGATATCGTTGCGACGTAA
- a CDS encoding DUF2442 domain-containing protein — protein MRVKENLLTESIPFPKKELFLHVICVEYLDKYQLKLTFNNGIEGIVDLEQELYGEIFEPLKDQSLFQKVYVNSRTIEWPNGADFAPEFLFEIALDKQPVRMVGDRVGYANEM, from the coding sequence ATGCGCGTCAAAGAAAACCTCTTAACAGAATCGATCCCCTTCCCTAAAAAGGAGCTATTTCTTCACGTTATCTGTGTGGAATATCTGGATAAGTATCAATTAAAGCTAACCTTTAATAATGGAATAGAAGGGATTGTAGATTTAGAACAAGAATTGTATGGAGAAATCTTTGAACCCTTAAAAGATCAAAGCTTATTTCAAAAAGTATATGTAAATAGTCGGACAATAGAATGGCCAAACGGAGCAGACTTTGCCCCTGAATTTTTATTTGAAATTGCTCTCGACAAGCAACCAGTTAGGATGGTCGGTGATCGTGTAGGGTACGCTAATGAAATGTAA